The Desulfuromonas versatilis genome has a segment encoding these proteins:
- a CDS encoding class I SAM-dependent methyltransferase, producing the protein MDSAAGSEQADNNPRLEAFIRQRVREAGGITFAEFMGHCLYHPELGYYTSPRERIGKQGDFFTSSSVHALFGRLIARQLVQMWELLGKGAFTIAEQGAGEGHLCLDILDALAQEAPEFYRCLRYCLVEIGASSRERQRARLGAHLERVHWCKLDELQGMEGCVLSNELVDAMPVHLIEKQEGALREVFVVERDGALSEELREPSCPAIEAHLLRLGTGPVEGNRAEVNLEAADWMRQVAGLLKRGFVVTIDYGYPAEELYAPFRRNGTLMCYHRHTTSEDPYQRFGSQDITAHVDFTGLQMAGAEGGLETLYFGEQYRFLLGLGFLESLMEMQARETDEKRAMALRMTLKNLILPDGGMGSLFKVLVQGKGVGRPRLLCSRNIADIPLPAGGMF; encoded by the coding sequence GTGGATTCTGCGGCCGGCAGCGAGCAGGCGGACAACAATCCCCGGCTGGAAGCATTTATCCGCCAGCGGGTGCGGGAGGCGGGGGGGATCACCTTCGCCGAGTTCATGGGGCACTGCCTCTATCACCCCGAGCTCGGCTACTACACCTCGCCCCGCGAGCGAATCGGCAAACAGGGTGACTTTTTCACCTCGAGCAGCGTTCACGCCCTGTTCGGCCGGCTCATCGCCCGGCAACTGGTGCAGATGTGGGAGTTGCTCGGCAAGGGCGCTTTCACCATCGCCGAGCAGGGGGCGGGCGAGGGGCACCTGTGCCTGGACATCCTCGATGCCCTGGCTCAGGAGGCGCCCGAATTCTACCGCTGCCTGCGCTACTGCCTGGTGGAGATCGGTGCGAGCAGCCGTGAGCGGCAGCGCGCGCGCCTTGGCGCCCACCTGGAGCGGGTGCACTGGTGTAAACTGGACGAGCTGCAGGGGATGGAAGGGTGCGTTCTCTCCAACGAGCTGGTCGACGCCATGCCGGTGCACCTGATCGAGAAACAGGAGGGCGCCCTGCGCGAGGTCTTCGTGGTCGAACGCGACGGGGCTTTGAGCGAAGAGCTGCGCGAACCCTCATGCCCCGCCATCGAAGCGCACCTGCTGCGGCTGGGAACCGGCCCGGTGGAAGGCAACCGGGCCGAGGTCAACCTCGAGGCGGCGGACTGGATGCGCCAGGTGGCCGGGCTGCTCAAGCGCGGCTTCGTCGTCACCATCGACTACGGCTACCCCGCCGAGGAGCTCTACGCCCCTTTCCGCCGCAACGGCACCCTGATGTGTTACCACCGCCACACCACCAGCGAGGATCCCTATCAGCGCTTCGGCAGCCAGGACATCACCGCCCATGTCGACTTCACCGGGCTGCAAATGGCTGGCGCCGAGGGCGGGCTGGAAACCCTGTACTTCGGGGAGCAGTATCGCTTTCTCCTGGGGCTCGGGTTTCTCGAGTCCCTGATGGAGATGCAGGCCCGCGAGACCGATGAAAAGCGCGCCATGGCCCTGCGCATGACCTTGAAAAACCTCATCCTGCCCGATGGGGGCATGGGGTCGCTGTTCAAAGTGCTGGTCCAGGGCAAGGGGGTCGGCCGCCCCCGGCTGCTGTGCAGCAGGAACATAGCCGATATCCCGCTGCCCGCCGGCGGCATGTTCTGA
- a CDS encoding NifU family protein: MKEKVQEVLNMVRPALQADGGDVELVDVSSEGVVSVRLTGACGSCPMSTMTLKMGIERTLKEKIPGVKEVVQV; the protein is encoded by the coding sequence ATGAAAGAAAAAGTCCAGGAAGTTCTGAACATGGTCCGTCCCGCCCTGCAGGCCGACGGTGGCGATGTCGAGCTGGTCGACGTGAGCTCCGAAGGCGTGGTTTCGGTCAGGCTGACCGGCGCCTGCGGGTCGTGCCCCATGTCGACCATGACCCTCAAGATGGGGATCGAGAGAACCCTCAAGGAAAAAATTCCCGGCGTCAAAGAGGTGGTCCAGGTCTGA
- a CDS encoding NINE protein yields the protein MNGSHDTHSKTIGYILWIFGFTGAHRFYYGKPVSGTIWFFTLGLLGIGWLIDLFLIPSMDRKADLRFTPGRLDYNVTWILLTFLGLLGIHRMYMGKWLTGILYLVSGGLFGIGYIYDYWTLNDQLSQINRGG from the coding sequence GTGAACGGTTCCCATGACACCCATTCCAAGACCATCGGCTACATCCTCTGGATCTTCGGCTTTACCGGCGCGCACCGCTTCTATTACGGCAAACCGGTTTCGGGTACCATCTGGTTCTTCACCCTGGGGCTGCTCGGCATCGGCTGGCTGATCGACCTGTTCCTGATCCCGTCCATGGATCGCAAAGCCGACCTGCGCTTCACCCCCGGGCGACTCGACTATAACGTAACCTGGATCCTGCTCACCTTCCTTGGCCTGTTGGGCATCCACCGCATGTACATGGGCAAATGGCTCACCGGCATTCTCTACCTGGTCAGCGGCGGGCTGTTCGGTATCGGCTATATCTACGACTACTGGACCCTCAACGACCAACTGAGCCAGATCAACCGGGGAGGATGA
- a CDS encoding mechanosensitive ion channel family protein: MMPALDTMLHSQLFNQVLLSAAILAGGTLGGFILCYLMGSFADRRHIKRRRTLYLQKFVRYSLGVAIVLLICLVWGINLSAAWVVLTSLFGIIGIALFAQWSILSNVTCCFILFFSAPFKIDDFVTVKDGDNSVTGQVADMTLFYVRLLTGEGELVNIPNNLIVQKTVFTHRQGTTAQQNPG, from the coding sequence ATGATGCCGGCACTGGATACCATGCTCCATTCGCAGTTGTTCAACCAGGTGCTGCTCTCCGCCGCGATTCTGGCGGGGGGAACCCTGGGCGGTTTTATCCTCTGCTACCTGATGGGCAGCTTCGCCGACCGCCGCCACATCAAGCGGCGGCGCACCCTCTACCTGCAGAAATTTGTCCGCTACAGCCTCGGCGTCGCCATCGTGCTGCTGATCTGCCTGGTCTGGGGGATCAATCTTTCGGCGGCCTGGGTGGTTCTCACCTCCCTGTTCGGCATCATCGGCATCGCCTTGTTCGCCCAGTGGAGCATTCTGAGCAACGTCACCTGCTGTTTCATCCTGTTTTTCTCCGCCCCCTTCAAAATCGACGACTTCGTCACCGTCAAGGACGGCGATAACAGCGTCACCGGCCAGGTCGCCGACATGACCCTGTTCTATGTCCGGCTGCTGACCGGGGAGGGCGAGCTGGTCAACATCCCCAACAACCTGATCGTGCAGAAGACGGTTTTCACCCATCGGCAGGGCACCACCGCCCAGCAGAACCCGGGCTGA
- a CDS encoding MFS transporter, with amino-acid sequence MPRYLFSFISLFAAVLVLMLGNGLFGSFLSLRMVAEGFSEQTIGLVMGGFYVGLVSGSFFCQRLIQRVGHVRAFTVYAAINTVAVMLQALHVGPFWWGALRVVSGVAMTGIYMVVESWLNECASPQTRGRVFSVYMALTFLGMGGGQFLLNFSDIRGQDLFLIVAVLFTLCLVPVAGTRTVHPELPESAHFNLGKLFRLAPLGMLGCLSAGLANGSFYTLGPVFSHQMGFPVSGVAWYMGITILSGLLLQWPVGGLSDRFNRRLVLGGLSLMVCLISLAIVAAGESSLPLLLGLTAAYGGIAFTIYPVSVALAHDGLERGDIVPVSAALILSFGVGAGIGPVAASSLMAAFGPIGMYLFIAGCSGLFGAGALLYRPRRPTPFEEQVPYVPVPRTSPVITALDPRVEPAEEDDLTQKA; translated from the coding sequence ATGCCCAGATACCTGTTTTCTTTTATCTCCCTGTTTGCCGCCGTGCTGGTGCTGATGCTCGGCAACGGACTGTTCGGTTCGTTTCTCAGCCTGCGTATGGTCGCCGAAGGGTTCTCCGAGCAGACCATCGGCCTGGTCATGGGCGGCTTTTACGTCGGCCTGGTCTCGGGTTCATTTTTCTGCCAGCGGCTGATCCAGCGGGTGGGCCACGTGCGGGCCTTCACCGTCTACGCGGCGATCAACACGGTAGCGGTGATGCTGCAGGCGCTGCACGTCGGCCCCTTCTGGTGGGGGGCGTTGCGGGTGGTCAGCGGCGTGGCCATGACCGGGATCTACATGGTTGTCGAGAGCTGGCTCAACGAATGCGCCAGCCCCCAGACCCGCGGCCGGGTCTTCTCTGTCTACATGGCGTTGACCTTCCTGGGGATGGGGGGCGGGCAGTTCCTGCTCAATTTCAGCGATATCCGCGGCCAGGACCTGTTTCTGATCGTGGCGGTGCTCTTCACCCTCTGCCTGGTGCCGGTAGCCGGAACCAGGACCGTGCACCCCGAGCTGCCCGAATCGGCCCATTTCAACCTGGGCAAGCTGTTCCGACTGGCGCCCCTGGGGATGCTCGGCTGCCTGAGCGCCGGCCTGGCCAATGGCTCCTTCTACACCCTCGGCCCGGTGTTCAGTCACCAGATGGGCTTTCCGGTTTCCGGGGTCGCCTGGTACATGGGGATCACCATCCTCAGCGGCCTGCTGCTGCAGTGGCCGGTGGGCGGACTCTCCGACCGCTTCAACCGCCGGTTGGTGCTGGGGGGGCTGAGCCTGATGGTCTGCCTGATCAGCCTCGCCATCGTCGCCGCGGGGGAGAGTTCCCTGCCGCTGCTGCTGGGCTTGACCGCGGCCTACGGCGGGATCGCCTTCACCATCTACCCGGTTTCGGTGGCCCTGGCCCACGACGGGCTCGAGCGAGGCGACATCGTACCGGTCAGCGCCGCCCTGATCCTCTCCTTCGGGGTCGGAGCCGGAATCGGCCCGGTGGCCGCCTCCTCGCTGATGGCCGCCTTCGGCCCCATCGGCATGTACCTGTTCATCGCCGGCTGCAGCGGCCTGTTCGGTGCCGGTGCGCTTCTCTACCGCCCCCGCCGGCCGACCCCGTTCGAAGAGCAGGTTCCCTATGTTCCCGTCCCCCGCACCTCCCCGGTGATAACCGCCCTCGACCCGCGGGTGGAACCCGCCGAAGAGGACGATTTGACCCAGAAGGCCTAG